In Corylus avellana chromosome ca2, CavTom2PMs-1.0, the following proteins share a genomic window:
- the LOC132170642 gene encoding probable aldo-keto reductase 1, whose amino-acid sequence MAEGNEVQIPRVKLGTQGLDVSKLGFGCMGLTGAYNSPVSDEDGISIIKYAFSKGITFFDTSDVYGPHTNEILLGKALKQLPRGKIQVATKFGVQGVGFPPTHMTVSGSPDYVRSSCEASLKRLDVEYIDLYYQHRVDKTVPIEETIGELKKLVEEGKVKYIGLSEASPDTIRRAHAVHPITAVQMEWSLWTRDIEEEIIPLCRELGIGIVPYSPLGRGFFAGKGIVESLAANSSLAMYPRFQGDNLEKNKAVYTRIESLARRHQCTPAQLALGWVLEQGDDVAPIPGTTKIKNLDDNIGSLKMKLTEASLKEISDAVPIEEVAGGRSFQGRDHFLWKFAYTPPKK is encoded by the exons GTCTCAAAGTTGGGATTTGGATGTATGGGCCTGACAGGAGCCTACAATTCTCCTGTCTCTGATGAGGATGGAATCTCAATAATAAAGTATGCTTTCAGTAAGGGAATCACTTTCTTTGATACATCTGATGTTTATGGACCCCATACTAATGAAATTCTGCTTGGGAAG GCCTTGAAGCAGTTGCCAAGAGGAAAAATTCAAGTAGCCACCAAATTTGGCGTCCAAGGAGTGGGATTTCCTCCCACTCATATGACAGTGAGCGGTAGCCCTGACTATGTTCGCTCATCCTGTGAGGCTAGCTTGAAGCGTCTTGATGTCGAATACATTGATCTGTATTATCAACATCGGGTAGACAAGACTGTACCTATAGAAGAAACT ATAGGTGAACTTAAGAAACTGGTAGAGGAGGGAAAAGTCAAGTATATTGGTCTATCTGAAGCCAGCCCAGACACAATAAGGAGGGCACATGCTGTGCATCCCATCACTGCTGTACAAATGGAGTGGTCTCTCTGGACTCGTGATATCGAAGAAGAGATAATTCCACTTTGCAG GGAACTTGGCATTGGAATAGTTCCATACAGTCCTCTTGGTCGTGGATTTTTTGCTGGCAAAGGAATCGTGGAAAGCTTGGCTGCAAACAGTAGCTTG GCCATGTATCCTCGGTTCCAGGGAGACAATTTGGAGAAGAACAAGGCTGTTTATACTCGGATCGAAAGCCTTGCTAGAAGGCACCAATGCACTCCTGCTCAGCTAGCACTAGGATGGGTACTTGAACAAGGGGATGATGTTGCACCTATACCTG GGACAACTAAGATCAAAAACCTGGATGACAATATTGGCTCTTTGAAGATGAAGCTTACAGAGGCAAGCCTTAAAGAGATATCTGATGCAGTACCCATCGAAGAGGTAGCTGGTGGTAGAAGCTTTCAAGGCAGGGATCATTTTCTATGGAAGTTTGCTTACACTCCTCCAAAGAAATGA